The following nucleotide sequence is from Longimicrobium terrae.
GCGTTCTTCAACGTCTACGGCCCGACGGAAGCCACGGTCGACACCACCGCGCTGCGCATCTCGGACGCGCATCCCCGGCCGTCGCTGGGCGGGCCGGTCGCGAACGTGACGGCATACGTGCTGGATGGGGAGATGCGGCCCGTTCCGGCCGGCGTCCCCGGCGAGCTGTTCATCGGCGGGGCGGGGGTGGCGCGCGGCTACCTGAACCGCCCGGCGCTGACGGCGGAGCGGTTCATCCCCGACCCGTTCGGAGCGCCCGGAAGCCGCCTGTACCGCAGCGGCGACCGCATGCGGTGGCGGGAAGATGGCACCCTCGACTTCCTGGGGCGCATCGACTTCCAGGTCAAGGTGCGCGGATTCCGCATCGAGCTGGGGGAGATCGAGGCGCTGCTGCGGGCGGAGACCGGGGTGCGCCAGGCCATCGCCGTCGTGCGCCGGGACGGGGGCGAGGACCGCATCGTGGCCTACGCCGTCACAGGCGATGCCGACGCGGGCGATGCCGACGCGGGGACGGCGCTGCGCGCGCGCCTTGCCGCGGCACTTCCGCCGTACATGGTTCCCTCCGCCGTGGTGGTGCTGGATCAACTGCCGCTGACGCGAAACGGCAAGGTGGACCGCGCCGCGCTCCCCGCGCCGGAGTACGGGTCCCGGGCGGAGCACGCCGAACTGGTGACGGAAACCGAACGGCGGCTGGCCGCGGTGTGGACCGAAGTGCTGGGCGCGGAGCGGGTGGGGGCGGAGGACAACTTCTTCGATCTGGGCGGGCATTCCCTCCTGGCGGCGCGCGTGATCGCGCGGGTGCGCGAAGGGTTCGGCGCGGACGTGCCGCTGCGGGCCCTGTTCGAATCGCCGACCGTCCGCGAACTCGCCGTGCGTGTGGACGCGCTGACGGGAAAGGCGCAGGCCGGCCCTCCGCTCGTCCCCGTCCCGCGCGACCAGCCCATCCCGCTTTCCTTTGCGCAGGAACGGCTCTGGTTTCTGGATCAGCTGGATCCGGGAACGCCGGTCTACAACGTCCCCCACGCGGTGGAGCTCGCCGGCCCGGTGGACGCGGACGCGCTGGTCGCGGCGGTGCGGGAGATCGTTCGCCGCCACGAGGCGCTCCGCACGGCGTTCGTTCCCGGCGCGGACGGGCCGGTGCAGGTCGTCCTGCCGGCGGACGGCTTCCGCGTGGAGCGGGTGGATCTGACTTCCGTGGCGGAAGACGAGCGGGAGGCGGAGGCGGAACGCCGCATCGCGGAGGAAAGCCGCGCTTCATTCGACCTGTCCGCCGGACCGCTGCTGCGGGCCACCCTTTTCCGCCTGCGACCGGACCGCCACGTCCTCCTGACCGTGGCGCACCACACGGCCTCGGACGCGTGGTCCACCGGGATCCTGTACCGCGAACTCACGGCGCTGTACGAGGCCTTCTCGCGCGGCGAGCCCTCTCCGCTGCCGCCGCTGGCGATCCAGTACGCGGACTTCAGCGCCTGGCAGCGCGCGTGGCTGGCCGGAGACACGCTGGAGGAGCAGATCGCCTACTGGCGCGAGCGGCTCGAAGGCGCGCCCGCCACGCTGGGACTGCCGACGGACCGGGCGCGTCCCGCCGTACAGGACCTGCGCGGCGGCAGCCATCGCTTCGCGCTTTCCGCCACGGCCGCGCAGGGTGCACGGGTGCTGGCGCGAACGGAGAACGCCACGCTGTTCATCGTGCTGCTGGCCGCCTTCCAGGCCGTGCTGCACCGCTGGTCCGGGCAGGACGACATCGTCGTGGGAACGCCCATCCTCACTCGCTCGCGTCCGGAACTGGAAGGGCTGATCGGCTTCTTCGGCAACACGCTTGCCCTGCGCACGCGCGTGGACGAGAACCTGTCCTTTCGCGACCTGCTCGGTCGCGTGCGCGACACGACGCTGGGCGCGTACGCCCACCAGGACCTGCCCTTCGAGCGGCTGGTGGACGCGCTGGGCGTGGAGCGCGCACTGAGCCACCCGCCGGTGTTCCAGGTGATGCTCACCCTCCAGAATGCGCCACCCGCGTCGCTCGCTCTGGGCGAGGCCGGGCTGGCGGGGCGCCGCACGGAGCTGGGCACCTCGCGCTTCGACATGACGGTGGGGGTGATCGAGGCCGGCGAGCAGATGCTGGGTGGGGTGGAGTTCGCGGCCGCGCTGTGGGACCAGGAAACGGTCGCGCGGATGATGGAACACCTGGACGTGCTTCTCGCCGCCGCCGTCGCCGCTCCGGATGCGCCGCTCTCGCGTCTGTCCATGCTTTCCACGGCGGAAACGGAGTGGATCGCGGACTTCAACCGCACCGAACGCCCGGCGGCGGCAGGGGTGTGCGTGCACGACCTGTTCGCGTCACAGGCGGCGCTGACGCCGGACGCGGCGGCGCTGGAGTTCGGGGACGAGTCGCTGACCTATGCCCAGGTGGACGCGCGTTCCAACCGCCTGGCCCGCCGCCTTGCCGCGCTCGGCGCGGGGATCGACGCGCGCGTGGCCATCTGCCTGGAGCGGTCGGTGGACATGCCGGTCGCCGTGCTGGCCGTGCTCAAGGCGGGCGCGGCGTACGTGGCGGTGGATCCCGCGTATCCCGCGGAGCGCATCGCGTACATGCTGCGCGACAGCCGCGCGGCCGTGCTGGTGACGACCGATTCCGTACTGCAGAAGCTGCCGGTTGCCGACACGCCCGTGCTGCGACTGGACGCCGACCGCGACGCGATCGTGGCGGAATCCGATGCGCCGCTCCGGGTGGACGTGCACCCGGAGAACCTCGCGTACGTCCTGTACACCTCCGGCTCCACCGGGCTGCCCAAGGGCGCCGCCCTTCCGCACCGCGCGCTGGTGAACCTGCTTCGCTGGCAGCTCGCCCGCTGGGAGGGGCGCGCGGCCGCGCGCACGCTGCAGTTCGCCTCGCTCTCGTTCGACGTCTCGTTCCAGGAGATCTTTGCGGCGTGGGCGGCGGGCGGCACGCTCGTCCTTACGAATGACGACACCCGCCGCGACGCGGAGGCGCTGCTGGCGCTCCTCCGCGGCCAGCGTGTGGAACGGCTGTTCCTTCCTTTTGCCGCCCTCCAGAACCTGGCGGAGACGGCGGAGCACGTGGACGGCCGACTGCCGGAGCTGCGGGAGATCATCACCGCGGGCGAGGCGCTGCGGACCACGCCGCAGCTGCGGGCCCTGTTTGCCGCCAACCCCGGGCTGCGGCTGGACAACCAGTACGGCCCGTCGGAGACGCACGTCATCAGTGCGCATCAGGTGGCGGAAGACGCGTCGGAGTGGCCCCTGCTTCCGCCCATCGGCGCGCCGGTGGACAACACCCGGCTGCACGTGCTGGACGGGCGGCTCCTTCCCGCGCCGGTCGGCGTTCCCGGCGAACTGTTCGCCGCGGGACAGAACCTGGCGCGCGGCTACCTGAACCGCCCGGCGCTCACGGCGGAGCGGTTCATCCCCGACCCGTTCGGCGCGCCCGGAAGCCGCCTGTACCGCACCGGAGACCGTGCTCGGTGGCTCCCCGCGGGGGAACTGGAGTACGTGGGGCGGACCGACTTTCAGGTGAAGGTGCGCGGATTCCGCGTGGAGCCGGGGGAGATCGAGGCCGCGCTGGGCACCCATCCCGCCGTGCGCGAAGCCGCCGTCGCCGTGCGCGGCGAGGGCGCGGAAAAGCGGATCGTCGCCTGGCTGGTCCCGGTGGAAGGCGCCGCGCCCACGGTCGCGGAACTGCGCGCCCATGTCGCCAGCCGCGTGCCGGAGTACATGGTTCCCGCCGCGTGGGTCACGCTGGAGCGGATGCCGCTCACGCCCAGCGGCAAGGTGGACCGCCGCGCACTTCCCGCCCCGGACGACACCGCGGAGGCAGCCGGCCGGGTCGCGCCGCGCACCCCCGCCGAGGAGGTGGTGGCCGGGATCTGGGCTCGCGTCCTGGGCACCGCGCCCGGCGTGCACGACAACTTCTTCGATCTGGGCGGGCATTCGCTTCGCGCCACGCAGGTGATGTCCCGCATCCGCGAAGCGTTCGGCGCGGATCTGCCGCTGCGCGCGCTGTTCGAGGCCCCCACGGTGGCCGGGCTGGCCGCGCGCGCGGCCGCTGCCCGCGCGGGGAGCGGATTCGTTCCGCCGCCGCTGGTGCCCGCGGCGCGTGACAGGGCCCTTCCGCTTTCCTTTGCGCAGCAGCGCTTCTGGTTCGTTTCCCGCCTGGCCGGGGCACGGACGGCGTACACCATTCCGGTCGCGCTGCACCTGCGGGGCGGCCTGGACGCCGTCGCGATGCAGTCCGCGGTGAATGCACTCGTTGCCCGCCACGAGTCGCTCCGCACCGTGTTCCGCGTGGAGAACGGGGAGCCGGTGCAGGTCATCCTTCCCGAACTGCACGTCCCCCTTCCCTTTGCCGACCTGGCCGGGACGGCGGACGCGGGGGAGCAGGCACAGGCCGCGGGGGAGGAGATGGCCCGCGCGCCGTTCGACCTGGAAGCCGGTCCGCTGTTCCGCGCGCGCCTGCTGCGGGTGGCGGAAGAGGAGCACGTGCTGCTCCTGGCCATGCACCACATCGTCAGCGACGGCTGGTCGCTGGGCGTGCTCTTTCGCGAACTGTCGGCGTTCTACGGCGCGGCGCGGGAGGGAAGGGAAGCCGCGCTGGCGCCGCTTCCCGTGCAGTACGCGGACTACGCGGTGTGGCAGCGCGAGCGGCTGGACGGCCCGGCGCTGGAGCGGGAGCTTGCCTTCTGGCGGGAAACGCTGGACGGCGCCCCCGTCCTGGCCCTCCCCACGGACCGCCCGCATCCGCCGCTCCCCTCGTTCCGCGGCGGAATGGTGCCCTTCGCGCTGACGCCGGAGCTGTCGGCTTCGGTAGCGGAACTCGGAAGACGCCACGGCGCGACCGTGTTCATGACGCTCCTCGCGGCGTTCGACGTGCTGCTGGCGCGCTGGTCCGGCGCGGACGACGTCGTCATCGGTTCGCCCATCGCCGGCCGCACGCCGGAGGAAACGGAGGGGCTGATCGGCGTCTTCCTCAACACGCTCACGCTGCGCGCCAGCCTGGCCGGCGACCCCACCTTTTCCGCCCTGCTCGAGCAGGTGCGCGGGCGCACGCTGGACGCCTACGCGCACCAGGAAGTGCCGTTCGAGCGGCTGGTGGAGGATCTCAAGGTGGAGCGCAGCGTGGCGCGGCACCCCCTGTTCCAGGTGCTGTTCTCCATGCAGCCTGGCGGAACCGGGGCCGCGCTGGAGTTCCCGGGGCTGCACGTGGGGGCGAGCGAGCCCGACACGGGAAGCGCCAAGGTCGACCTTACGCTGGCGATGGTGGATGCCGGCGGCGTGCTGCACGGCGGCTTCAAGTACGCGCAGGATGTCTTTGACGAGGCGACGATCCGCCGGCTGGCGGAGCACTTCGGCACCCTGATCGCCTCCGCGGTGGCGGCTCCGGACAGCCGGGTGTCCGCGCTGCGAATGATGGGCGCGGAGGAGCGGCGCACCGTGGTGGAGGAGTGGAACCGGACGGCGGCGGATCATCCGGTTCAGGTCATCCACCGGCTCGTTTCCGAGCAGGTCCGGCGCACTCCGAACGCGCCCGCGGTGGTGTCGGGTGATGCGTCCGTGACCTATTCGGAGCTGGACCAGTGGGCCAACCGGATCGCGCACCGTCTGGCGCGGATGGGTGCCGGGCTGGAGCGGCGCGTGGCCCTGCTGGTGGACCGTTCGCCGGCGCTGGTCGCGGCGGAACTCGGCATCCTCAAGGCGGGGTCGGCCTACGTCCCCGTCGACCCGCTTTCCCCGCCGGAGCGCATCGCGTACACGCTGGACGACGCGGGCGTGGTGGCCGTGGTGGCCGGCTCCGCCTGGCGCGAACGGCTGGTCCTGGTCTCCGCCCCCGTCCTGTGGCTGGACGAGGACGACCTGTCCGGCGAGTCCGCCGAAGAGCCGCCCGTCCACGCCGACGCGGACGCCCTGGCGTACGTCATCTACACTTCCGGCAGCACCGGCCGCCCCAAGGGGGTAGCCGTGACGCACCGCAGCACCGCCAACCTGCTGGGCTGGTACCAGTCCGCCTACGCGCTGGGCCCGGATGACCGGGGCTCGCTGCTGGGGAGCCCCGCC
It contains:
- a CDS encoding non-ribosomal peptide synthetase, with product MTELLDRLRGLTPEKRRLLEMRLRASRDSAAGGLAARERTGEPLPVSFAQQRLWLIDRMTPGAALYNMAMPRRMYGPLDVSALERTLNALRSRHEPFRTVFAERDGQPVQVIHPFTPVPLPVVDLSHLPPEARGEEALRLARQDMLAPFDLARGPLFRATLLHLDDDDHALLLSMHHIVSDGWSLGVMGRELEALYSAFREGRPDPLPPLPLQYADYAVWQREWLSGERLQQEAAWWRERLAGAPTALELPTDRPRPAAPSGRGEPRVIVVPEAVASGLRALALAEGATLFAVLLGALRVVLARHAGQDEVVLGTTIAGRTRAEVEGLIGFFINSLALRTPLSGDPTFRELVRRERETVLDAFQHQDLPFERVVEELRLPRDLSRAPVYQAMFSLHNTPAGGGGPLPELRLEPLGLEAETVRFDLSVEAAEFGGPIAVRALFATDLFDARSIELILEHYLGLLERVASNPDRRLSDLPLLDEEDRALVLGAWNDTALPFNDTATLAELFEAQTDRTPDATAVTDGVRDVTFRELDAAATRLSRVLRRRGVGPESRVGILLERGVEPVVALLAVLKAGGAYVPLDPEHPDERLRAVLLDGGIRMVVSQSALRAAADRAGAEVVCLECDRAEIEAEPAERLAVSATAENLAYVLYTSGSTGTPKGVAVRQRSVVNLLHALGRAVHGTDEGPRRVTLNGPLTFDTSVKQWIQLLDGHALAVVPQEVRYDGAALRTHLLQVRADVLDCTPAQLRLLLDAAGAEPIGPSRVLVGGEAIDPELWTALSARGDAAFFNVYGPTEATVDTTALRISDAHPRPSLGGPVANVTAYVLDGEMRPVPAGVPGELFIGGAGVARGYLNRPALTAERFIPDPFGAPGSRLYRSGDRMRWREDGTLDFLGRIDFQVKVRGFRIELGEIEALLRAETGVRQAIAVVRRDGGEDRIVAYAVTGDADAGDADAGTALRARLAAALPPYMVPSAVVVLDQLPLTRNGKVDRAALPAPEYGSRAEHAELVTETERRLAAVWTEVLGAERVGAEDNFFDLGGHSLLAARVIARVREGFGADVPLRALFESPTVRELAVRVDALTGKAQAGPPLVPVPRDQPIPLSFAQERLWFLDQLDPGTPVYNVPHAVELAGPVDADALVAAVREIVRRHEALRTAFVPGADGPVQVVLPADGFRVERVDLTSVAEDEREAEAERRIAEESRASFDLSAGPLLRATLFRLRPDRHVLLTVAHHTASDAWSTGILYRELTALYEAFSRGEPSPLPPLAIQYADFSAWQRAWLAGDTLEEQIAYWRERLEGAPATLGLPTDRARPAVQDLRGGSHRFALSATAAQGARVLARTENATLFIVLLAAFQAVLHRWSGQDDIVVGTPILTRSRPELEGLIGFFGNTLALRTRVDENLSFRDLLGRVRDTTLGAYAHQDLPFERLVDALGVERALSHPPVFQVMLTLQNAPPASLALGEAGLAGRRTELGTSRFDMTVGVIEAGEQMLGGVEFAAALWDQETVARMMEHLDVLLAAAVAAPDAPLSRLSMLSTAETEWIADFNRTERPAAAGVCVHDLFASQAALTPDAAALEFGDESLTYAQVDARSNRLARRLAALGAGIDARVAICLERSVDMPVAVLAVLKAGAAYVAVDPAYPAERIAYMLRDSRAAVLVTTDSVLQKLPVADTPVLRLDADRDAIVAESDAPLRVDVHPENLAYVLYTSGSTGLPKGAALPHRALVNLLRWQLARWEGRAAARTLQFASLSFDVSFQEIFAAWAAGGTLVLTNDDTRRDAEALLALLRGQRVERLFLPFAALQNLAETAEHVDGRLPELREIITAGEALRTTPQLRALFAANPGLRLDNQYGPSETHVISAHQVAEDASEWPLLPPIGAPVDNTRLHVLDGRLLPAPVGVPGELFAAGQNLARGYLNRPALTAERFIPDPFGAPGSRLYRTGDRARWLPAGELEYVGRTDFQVKVRGFRVEPGEIEAALGTHPAVREAAVAVRGEGAEKRIVAWLVPVEGAAPTVAELRAHVASRVPEYMVPAAWVTLERMPLTPSGKVDRRALPAPDDTAEAAGRVAPRTPAEEVVAGIWARVLGTAPGVHDNFFDLGGHSLRATQVMSRIREAFGADLPLRALFEAPTVAGLAARAAAARAGSGFVPPPLVPAARDRALPLSFAQQRFWFVSRLAGARTAYTIPVALHLRGGLDAVAMQSAVNALVARHESLRTVFRVENGEPVQVILPELHVPLPFADLAGTADAGEQAQAAGEEMARAPFDLEAGPLFRARLLRVAEEEHVLLLAMHHIVSDGWSLGVLFRELSAFYGAAREGREAALAPLPVQYADYAVWQRERLDGPALERELAFWRETLDGAPVLALPTDRPHPPLPSFRGGMVPFALTPELSASVAELGRRHGATVFMTLLAAFDVLLARWSGADDVVIGSPIAGRTPEETEGLIGVFLNTLTLRASLAGDPTFSALLEQVRGRTLDAYAHQEVPFERLVEDLKVERSVARHPLFQVLFSMQPGGTGAALEFPGLHVGASEPDTGSAKVDLTLAMVDAGGVLHGGFKYAQDVFDEATIRRLAEHFGTLIASAVAAPDSRVSALRMMGAEERRTVVEEWNRTAADHPVQVIHRLVSEQVRRTPNAPAVVSGDASVTYSELDQWANRIAHRLARMGAGLERRVALLVDRSPALVAAELGILKAGSAYVPVDPLSPPERIAYTLDDAGVVAVVAGSAWRERLVLVSAPVLWLDEDDLSGESAEEPPVHADADALAYVIYTSGSTGRPKGVAVTHRSTANLLGWYQSAYALGPDDRGSLLGSPAFDASVMETWAPLSAGASIHVLPEALRGDPAGLARWLGDTGVNVCFLPTPAAEAVLEAIERGVPRPASLRALLSGGDALRRRGPAGLRLVNGYGPTENTVFSTTSDVPPAGPGLPSIGKPLHNQQCYVLDARGEPVPIGIAGELHLAGAGLARGYLNRPALTAERFIPNPFATEPGARMYTTGDRVRWLADGELEFLGRADGQVKVRGFRVELGEIEAVLLAHPAIVQAAVTVRGEGANRMLVAYVQPADGAVLDGAAVRAHVRERLPDYMVPARAVLLERLPLGATGKVDRRRLPEPSSEEPRTVSVPQSATERTIAAVWREVLEVDAVGLDDNFFEIGGHSMLVARVQEKLGRALGREVSVVDLFQHSTVAALAAHLDPRASPATAGTTESPHAEAADRGASRRDRLRRRR